A region from the Rhodamnia argentea isolate NSW1041297 chromosome 7, ASM2092103v1, whole genome shotgun sequence genome encodes:
- the LOC115737725 gene encoding centrosomal protein of 290 kDa — MAESENPTDLNKLLEQFRRRASEAEDRLSRLEAAVAKEKDSYEEEHSKKISKLESELKRAKTELAAEHKKTGELAEENAKLKYRVTHLVQAVKEADLKLESKGT, encoded by the exons ATGGCGGAATCTGAGAACCCGACCGACCTGAACAAGCTCTTGGAGCAATTTCGCCGGAGAGCCTCCGAAGCCGAG GATCGCTTGTCCAGACTCGAAGCTGCCGTTGCGAAAGAGAAGG ATTCTTATGAGGAGGAACACTCAAAAAAGATTAGCAAACTGGAATCAGAGCTCAAACGTGCAAAGACCGAGTTAGCTGCGGAACATAAAAAG ACAGGGGAGCTTGCTGAGGAGAACGCAAAACTCAAATATCGCGTGACTCATCTCGTTCAAGCAGTGAAGGAAGCTGATCTAAAGCTAGAGAGCAAGGGAACCTGA
- the LOC115737634 gene encoding calcium-binding protein CBP-like, which yields MSGYPHAPPNYGYGQPPGQPYTTSSSSYGVPPPSNSPYAPYAAPSAPYAPPPQGGKPPKDKPQAYGAPPPSAPGGYPAPSAPGGYPAPGGYPPPSAQGGYGAPSAHGGYGAPGGYPPPAQAYGSPFAALLPSQFPPGTDPNVVACFQMADQDGSGLIDDKELQRALSSYDQSFSLRTVHLIMFLFTNTNTRKIGPKEFVQVFYSLQSWRAIFERFDRDRSGKIDANELREALLSLGFSVSPVVLDLLVSKFDKTGGKNKAIEYDNFIECCLTVKGLTEKFKEKDTTYSGSATFTYEAFMLAVLPFLVA from the exons ATGTCAGGCTACCCCCACGCGCCGCCCAACTACGGATACGGCCAGCCTCCGGGCCAGCCCTACAccacctcctcttcctcctacGGCGTTCCTCCCCCGTCTAATTCACCGTACGCGCCGTACGCGGCTCCCTCCGCGCCCTACGCGCCGCCACCTCAAGGCGGGAAGCCGCCAAAGGACAAGCCGCAGGCCTACGGAGCTCCTCCGCCGTCGGCTCCTGGAGGATATCCGGCGCCATCGGCTCCTGGAGGGTACCCGGCTCCTGGCGGGTACCCTCCTCCGTCGGCTCAAGGCGGCTACGGGGCTCCGTCGGCTCATGGCGGGTATGGGGCTCCGGGCGGATATCCTCCGCCGGCGCAGGCGTACGGGAGCCCGTTCGCGGCGCTGCTGCCGTCGCAGTTTCCTCCGGGGACGGATCCGAACGTGGTGGCGTGCTTCCAGATGGCGGACCAGGACGGAAGCGGCCTCATCGACGACAAGGAGCTGCAGAGGGCTCTGTCCTCGTACGACCAGAGCTTCAGCTTGAGGACGGTGCATCTTATCATGTTCCTCTTCACGAACACCAACACGAGGAAGATCG GACCTAAGGAATTTGTTCAGGTGTTTTACAGTCTTCAGAGCTGGAGG GCGATATTCGAGAGGTTTGACCGGGACAGGAGTGGCAAGATTGATGCCAATGAGTTGAGGGAAGCACTGCTCAGTTTAGGCTTTTCTGTGTCGCCGGTGGTTCTGGATTTGCTCGTGTCTAAGTTTGACAAAACTGGCGGGAAGAACAAAGCCATCGAATATGATAACTTCATCGA ATGCTGTCTTACCGTCAAG GGACTGACTGAGAAATTCAAGGAGAAAGATACCACGTACTCTGGCTCCGCAACCTTCACTTATGAGGCCTTTATGTTGGCAGTTCTTCCTTTCCTCGTCGCCTAG
- the LOC115737723 gene encoding S-formylglutathione hydrolase, whose translation METKPSEISSSKMFGGYNRRYKHFSPTLGCSMNFHIYFPPPPSPSHKFPVLYWLSGLTCTDENFIAKSGAQRAASNEGIALIVPDTSPRGLNVEGEADSWDFGVGAGFYLNATQEKWKNWRMYDYIVKELPKLLAENFPQLDTAKASIFGHSMGGHGALTIYLKNLDKYKSVSAFAPIVNPINCAWGQKAFTNYLGESKADWEEYDATCLVAKFHDVSTTILIDQGEDDKFLHDELLPNKFPEACKKHGVPVLLRFQPGYDHSYFFIATFIDDHILHHAKALNL comes from the exons atggagacgaAGCCGAGCGAGATAAGCAGCTCGAAGATGTTTGGGGGTTACAACAGGAGATACAAGCACTtcagcccaaccctcggttgcTCCATGAACTTCCACATCTacttccctcctcctccttccccttcCCACAAATTCCCT GTGCTGTACTGGTTGTCTGGGCTTACGTGCACGGACGAGAATTTCATTGCGAAATCCGGAGCTCAGCGTGCTGCTTCGAATGAGGGCATTGCCCTGATTGTGCCTGATACGTCTCCAA GAGGCCTGAATGTGGAAGGAGAAGCAGACAGCTGGGATTTTGGTGTAG GTGCTGGGTTTTATCTTAATGCTACCCAAGAAAAGTGGAAGAACTGGCGTATGTACGATTACATTGTCAAGGAACTGCCCAAACTTCTAGCCGAGAATTTCCCACAGCTTGATACAGCGAAGGCATCTATATTTGGTCATTCGATGGGAGGACATGGTGCTCTTACCATCTACCTAAAAAATCTTGACAAATATAAG TCGGTCTCTGCCTTTGCTCCAATTGTGAATCCTATAAACTGTGCATGGGGCCAGAAGGCTTTTACCAACTATTTAGGTGAAAGTAAAGCTGACTGGGAG GAATATGATGCCACTTGCCTAGTTGCAAAGTTCCATGATGTGTCTACTACTATTCTGATTGATCAA GGGGAAGATGACAAATTTCTGCACGATGAACTGTTGCCCAACAAGTTCCCGGAAGCTTGCAAGAAACATGGAGTCCCTGTTCTTTTGCGGTTCCAGCCGGGTTATGATCATTCCTACTTCTTTATTGCCACCTTTATTGACGATCACATCCTCCATCATGCCAAAGCCCTCAACCTGTAG